In Parus major isolate Abel chromosome 8, Parus_major1.1, whole genome shotgun sequence, a single window of DNA contains:
- the KLHL20 gene encoding kelch-like protein 20 isoform X1, giving the protein MVVYFYLLRCRCASTRPGETGMDVTSRCTLGDPNKLPEGVPQPARMPYISDKHPRQTLEVINLLRKHRELCDVVLVVGAKKIYAHRVILSACSPYFRAMFTGELAESRQTEVVIRDIDERAMELLIDFAYTSQITVEEGNVQTLLPAACLLQLAEIQEACCEFLKRQLDPSNCLGIRAFADTHSCRELLRIADKFTQHNFQEVMESEEFMLLPANQLIDIISSDELNVRSEEQVFNAVMAWVKYSIQERRPQLPQVLQHVRLPLLSPKFLVGTVGSDPLIKSDEECRDLVDEAKNYLLLPQERPLMQGPRTRPRKPIRCGEVLFAVGGWCSGDAISSVERYDPQTNEWRMVASMSKRRCGVGVSVLDDLLYAVGGHDGSSYLNSVERYDPKTNQWSSDVAPTSTCRTSVGVAVLGGYLYAVGGQDGVSCLNIVERYDPKENKWTRVASMSTRRLGVAVAVLGGFLYAVGGSDGTSPLNTVERYNPQENRWHTIAPMGTRRKHLGCAVYQDMIYAVGGRDDTTELSSAERYNPRTNQWSPVVAMTSRRSGVGLAVVNGQLMAVGGFDGTTYLKTIEVFDPDANTWRLYGGMNYRRLGGGVGVIKMTHCESHICSSMHGLDPM; this is encoded by the exons ATGGTGGTGTATTTTTATCTCCTGCGCTGCAGGTGTGCCAGCACTCGCCCAGGAGAGACCGGAATGGACGTGACCAGCCGCTGCACCCTCGGAGACCCCAACAAGCTGCCCGAAGGGGTGCCGCAGCCCGCGCGCATGCCCTACATCTCCGACAAGCACCCCCGGCAGACCCTGGAGGTCATCAACCTGCTGCGGAAGCACCGGGAGCTCTGCGATGTGGTGCTGGTAGTGGGGGCCAAGAAGATCTACGCCCACAGGGTGATCCTGTCGGCCTGCAGCCCTTACTTCCGAGCCATGTTCACCGGGGAGCTGGCGGAGTCGCGGCAGACGGAGGTCGTGATCAGGGACATCGACGAGCGGGCCATGGAGCTGCTCATCGACTTCGCCTACACCTCGCAGATCACTGTGGAAGAGGGAAATGTCCAGACCTTGTTGCCAGCTGCTTGCCTTCTCCAGCTGGCCGAGATCCAGGAGGCCTGCTGCGAGTTCCTCAAGAGACAGTTGGACCCTTCCAATTGCCTGGGCATCCGGGCTTTTGCTGACACTCACTCGTGCCGGGAACTGCTGAGGATTGCTGACAAATTCACACAGCACAACTTCCAGGAG gtGATGGAGAGCGAGGAGTTCATGCTGCTTCCTGCCAACCAGCTGATAGACATCATATCCAGTGACGAGTTAAACGTGCGCAGCGAAGAGCAGGTGTTCAACGCCGTGATGGCCTGGGTGAAGTACAGCATCCAGGAGAGGAGACCCCAGCTGCCACAG GTCCTGCAGCACGTCCGCCTGCCCCTGCTGAGTCCCAAGTTTCTTGTGGGTACAGTGGGTTCTGATCCACTCATTAAGAGTGATGAGGAATGCAG GGATCTGGTGGATGAAGCCAAAAACTACCTGCTGCTGCCCCAAGAGCGGCCGCTGATGCAGGGACCGCGAACGAGGCCGCGCAAACCCATCCGCTGTGGAGAGGTGCTGTTTGCAG TGGGGGGCTGGTGCAGCGGGGACGCGATTTCCAGTGTGGAGCGCTACGACCCCCAGACCAACGAGTGGAGGATGGTGGCTTCCATGAGCAAGAGGCGCTGTGGCGTCGGGGTCAGCGTCCTGGACGACCTCCTCTATGCTGTGGGAGGCCACGACGGCTCCTCTTACCTTAACAGTGTGGAAAG gtatgATCCAAAGACCAATCAGTGGAGCAGTGATGTGGCTCccaccagcacctgcaggacCAGTGTTGGAGTAGCAGTTCTTGGAGGTTACCTCTATGCTGTGGGTGGCCAGGATGGTGTCTCTTGTCTCAACATTGTGGAGAG GTATGatcccaaagaaaacaaatggacTCGAGTGGCTTCCATGAGCACCAGGCGCCTGGGAGTGGcggtggctgtgctgggaggctTTCTCTATGCTGTGGGAGGCTCTGATGGAACATCTCCTCTCAATACTG tGGAACGCTACAACCCCCAGGAGAACCGCTGGCACACGATAGCCCCCATGGGCACGAGGAGGAAgcacctgggctgtgctgtgtaCCAGGACATGATCTATGCTGTGGGAGGCAGGGATGAcaccacagagctcagcagtgccGAGAGGTACAACCCACGCACCAACCAGTGGTCTCCCGTGGTGGCCATGACGTCCCGGCGGAGCGGG GTTGGCCTGGCCGTGGTGAATGGACAGCTGATGGCAGTGGGGGGCTTTGATGGCACAACGTACCTGAAGACCATTGAGGTGTTTGATCCAGATGCTAACACGTGGAG GTTGTACGGCGGGATGAACTACCGGCGGCTGGGCGGAGGCGTGGGGGTTATCAAAATGACACACTGTGAATCTCATATATG CTCTAGTATGCACGGTCTAGATCCAATGTAA
- the KLHL20 gene encoding kelch-like protein 20 isoform X2, protein MDGKPMRRCASTRPGETGMDVTSRCTLGDPNKLPEGVPQPARMPYISDKHPRQTLEVINLLRKHRELCDVVLVVGAKKIYAHRVILSACSPYFRAMFTGELAESRQTEVVIRDIDERAMELLIDFAYTSQITVEEGNVQTLLPAACLLQLAEIQEACCEFLKRQLDPSNCLGIRAFADTHSCRELLRIADKFTQHNFQEVMESEEFMLLPANQLIDIISSDELNVRSEEQVFNAVMAWVKYSIQERRPQLPQVLQHVRLPLLSPKFLVGTVGSDPLIKSDEECRDLVDEAKNYLLLPQERPLMQGPRTRPRKPIRCGEVLFAVGGWCSGDAISSVERYDPQTNEWRMVASMSKRRCGVGVSVLDDLLYAVGGHDGSSYLNSVERYDPKTNQWSSDVAPTSTCRTSVGVAVLGGYLYAVGGQDGVSCLNIVERYDPKENKWTRVASMSTRRLGVAVAVLGGFLYAVGGSDGTSPLNTVERYNPQENRWHTIAPMGTRRKHLGCAVYQDMIYAVGGRDDTTELSSAERYNPRTNQWSPVVAMTSRRSGVGLAVVNGQLMAVGGFDGTTYLKTIEVFDPDANTWRLYGGMNYRRLGGGVGVIKMTHCESHICSSMHGLDPM, encoded by the exons GTGTGCCAGCACTCGCCCAGGAGAGACCGGAATGGACGTGACCAGCCGCTGCACCCTCGGAGACCCCAACAAGCTGCCCGAAGGGGTGCCGCAGCCCGCGCGCATGCCCTACATCTCCGACAAGCACCCCCGGCAGACCCTGGAGGTCATCAACCTGCTGCGGAAGCACCGGGAGCTCTGCGATGTGGTGCTGGTAGTGGGGGCCAAGAAGATCTACGCCCACAGGGTGATCCTGTCGGCCTGCAGCCCTTACTTCCGAGCCATGTTCACCGGGGAGCTGGCGGAGTCGCGGCAGACGGAGGTCGTGATCAGGGACATCGACGAGCGGGCCATGGAGCTGCTCATCGACTTCGCCTACACCTCGCAGATCACTGTGGAAGAGGGAAATGTCCAGACCTTGTTGCCAGCTGCTTGCCTTCTCCAGCTGGCCGAGATCCAGGAGGCCTGCTGCGAGTTCCTCAAGAGACAGTTGGACCCTTCCAATTGCCTGGGCATCCGGGCTTTTGCTGACACTCACTCGTGCCGGGAACTGCTGAGGATTGCTGACAAATTCACACAGCACAACTTCCAGGAG gtGATGGAGAGCGAGGAGTTCATGCTGCTTCCTGCCAACCAGCTGATAGACATCATATCCAGTGACGAGTTAAACGTGCGCAGCGAAGAGCAGGTGTTCAACGCCGTGATGGCCTGGGTGAAGTACAGCATCCAGGAGAGGAGACCCCAGCTGCCACAG GTCCTGCAGCACGTCCGCCTGCCCCTGCTGAGTCCCAAGTTTCTTGTGGGTACAGTGGGTTCTGATCCACTCATTAAGAGTGATGAGGAATGCAG GGATCTGGTGGATGAAGCCAAAAACTACCTGCTGCTGCCCCAAGAGCGGCCGCTGATGCAGGGACCGCGAACGAGGCCGCGCAAACCCATCCGCTGTGGAGAGGTGCTGTTTGCAG TGGGGGGCTGGTGCAGCGGGGACGCGATTTCCAGTGTGGAGCGCTACGACCCCCAGACCAACGAGTGGAGGATGGTGGCTTCCATGAGCAAGAGGCGCTGTGGCGTCGGGGTCAGCGTCCTGGACGACCTCCTCTATGCTGTGGGAGGCCACGACGGCTCCTCTTACCTTAACAGTGTGGAAAG gtatgATCCAAAGACCAATCAGTGGAGCAGTGATGTGGCTCccaccagcacctgcaggacCAGTGTTGGAGTAGCAGTTCTTGGAGGTTACCTCTATGCTGTGGGTGGCCAGGATGGTGTCTCTTGTCTCAACATTGTGGAGAG GTATGatcccaaagaaaacaaatggacTCGAGTGGCTTCCATGAGCACCAGGCGCCTGGGAGTGGcggtggctgtgctgggaggctTTCTCTATGCTGTGGGAGGCTCTGATGGAACATCTCCTCTCAATACTG tGGAACGCTACAACCCCCAGGAGAACCGCTGGCACACGATAGCCCCCATGGGCACGAGGAGGAAgcacctgggctgtgctgtgtaCCAGGACATGATCTATGCTGTGGGAGGCAGGGATGAcaccacagagctcagcagtgccGAGAGGTACAACCCACGCACCAACCAGTGGTCTCCCGTGGTGGCCATGACGTCCCGGCGGAGCGGG GTTGGCCTGGCCGTGGTGAATGGACAGCTGATGGCAGTGGGGGGCTTTGATGGCACAACGTACCTGAAGACCATTGAGGTGTTTGATCCAGATGCTAACACGTGGAG GTTGTACGGCGGGATGAACTACCGGCGGCTGGGCGGAGGCGTGGGGGTTATCAAAATGACACACTGTGAATCTCATATATG CTCTAGTATGCACGGTCTAGATCCAATGTAA
- the KLHL20 gene encoding kelch-like protein 20 isoform X3, with protein sequence MDGKPMRRCASTRPGETGMDVTSRCTLGDPNKLPEGVPQPARMPYISDKHPRQTLEVINLLRKHRELCDVVLVVGAKKIYAHRVILSACSPYFRAMFTGELAESRQTEVVIRDIDERAMELLIDFAYTSQITVEEGNVQTLLPAACLLQLAEIQEACCEFLKRQLDPSNCLGIRAFADTHSCRELLRIADKFTQHNFQEVMESEEFMLLPANQLIDIISSDELNVRSEEQVFNAVMAWVKYSIQERRPQLPQVLQHVRLPLLSPKFLVGTVGSDPLIKSDEECRDLVDEAKNYLLLPQERPLMQGPRTRPRKPIRCGEVLFAVGGWCSGDAISSVERYDPQTNEWRMVASMSKRRCGVGVSVLDDLLYAVGGHDGSSYLNSVERYDPKTNQWSSDVAPTSTCRTSVGVAVLGGYLYAVGGQDGVSCLNIVERYDPKENKWTRVASMSTRRLGVAVAVLGGFLYAVGGSDGTSPLNTVERYNPQENRWHTIAPMGTRRKHLGCAVYQDMIYAVGGRDDTTELSSAERYNPRTNQWSPVVAMTSRRSGVGLAVVNGQLMAVGGFDGTTYLKTIEVFDPDANTWRLYGGMNYRRLGGGVGVIKMTHCESHIW encoded by the exons GTGTGCCAGCACTCGCCCAGGAGAGACCGGAATGGACGTGACCAGCCGCTGCACCCTCGGAGACCCCAACAAGCTGCCCGAAGGGGTGCCGCAGCCCGCGCGCATGCCCTACATCTCCGACAAGCACCCCCGGCAGACCCTGGAGGTCATCAACCTGCTGCGGAAGCACCGGGAGCTCTGCGATGTGGTGCTGGTAGTGGGGGCCAAGAAGATCTACGCCCACAGGGTGATCCTGTCGGCCTGCAGCCCTTACTTCCGAGCCATGTTCACCGGGGAGCTGGCGGAGTCGCGGCAGACGGAGGTCGTGATCAGGGACATCGACGAGCGGGCCATGGAGCTGCTCATCGACTTCGCCTACACCTCGCAGATCACTGTGGAAGAGGGAAATGTCCAGACCTTGTTGCCAGCTGCTTGCCTTCTCCAGCTGGCCGAGATCCAGGAGGCCTGCTGCGAGTTCCTCAAGAGACAGTTGGACCCTTCCAATTGCCTGGGCATCCGGGCTTTTGCTGACACTCACTCGTGCCGGGAACTGCTGAGGATTGCTGACAAATTCACACAGCACAACTTCCAGGAG gtGATGGAGAGCGAGGAGTTCATGCTGCTTCCTGCCAACCAGCTGATAGACATCATATCCAGTGACGAGTTAAACGTGCGCAGCGAAGAGCAGGTGTTCAACGCCGTGATGGCCTGGGTGAAGTACAGCATCCAGGAGAGGAGACCCCAGCTGCCACAG GTCCTGCAGCACGTCCGCCTGCCCCTGCTGAGTCCCAAGTTTCTTGTGGGTACAGTGGGTTCTGATCCACTCATTAAGAGTGATGAGGAATGCAG GGATCTGGTGGATGAAGCCAAAAACTACCTGCTGCTGCCCCAAGAGCGGCCGCTGATGCAGGGACCGCGAACGAGGCCGCGCAAACCCATCCGCTGTGGAGAGGTGCTGTTTGCAG TGGGGGGCTGGTGCAGCGGGGACGCGATTTCCAGTGTGGAGCGCTACGACCCCCAGACCAACGAGTGGAGGATGGTGGCTTCCATGAGCAAGAGGCGCTGTGGCGTCGGGGTCAGCGTCCTGGACGACCTCCTCTATGCTGTGGGAGGCCACGACGGCTCCTCTTACCTTAACAGTGTGGAAAG gtatgATCCAAAGACCAATCAGTGGAGCAGTGATGTGGCTCccaccagcacctgcaggacCAGTGTTGGAGTAGCAGTTCTTGGAGGTTACCTCTATGCTGTGGGTGGCCAGGATGGTGTCTCTTGTCTCAACATTGTGGAGAG GTATGatcccaaagaaaacaaatggacTCGAGTGGCTTCCATGAGCACCAGGCGCCTGGGAGTGGcggtggctgtgctgggaggctTTCTCTATGCTGTGGGAGGCTCTGATGGAACATCTCCTCTCAATACTG tGGAACGCTACAACCCCCAGGAGAACCGCTGGCACACGATAGCCCCCATGGGCACGAGGAGGAAgcacctgggctgtgctgtgtaCCAGGACATGATCTATGCTGTGGGAGGCAGGGATGAcaccacagagctcagcagtgccGAGAGGTACAACCCACGCACCAACCAGTGGTCTCCCGTGGTGGCCATGACGTCCCGGCGGAGCGGG GTTGGCCTGGCCGTGGTGAATGGACAGCTGATGGCAGTGGGGGGCTTTGATGGCACAACGTACCTGAAGACCATTGAGGTGTTTGATCCAGATGCTAACACGTGGAG GTTGTACGGCGGGATGAACTACCGGCGGCTGGGCGGAGGCGTGGGGGTTATCAAAATGACACACTGTGAATCTCATATATGGTAA
- the CENPL gene encoding centromere protein L, with the protein MAEGRAPARGPTGRKFERRRRAQAAMAEEAAEDAAVRTLPSLRRLSRALPFGRTHSRLGTSPSGRLIAPALCSQESVDAQKIAFLLRKAWTLYSVTPLFRFHRARLTEYARLLSAFIAAEKRKGLAVEVGVELDIKVALTSLADLRGSELDQAALLVQLSSRSQTSSRNSEDKLVWSGWFCSMFGDDFSENVLEDFTCLPLFLSHGAESYTTLVGSWFQKTFDCCFRRLAISPLNLSWMVAMWAGCKLDRAASAVELVFSVPCLSQPLDISYAIHPEDAKALWDTVQKTPGEITQEEVDVFMDCLYAHFHRHFKIHLSATKLVKVSTAVASAHCDGIVKILHSQYLPGVLMLLTELAISQIQ; encoded by the exons ATGGCGGAGGGGCGCGCCCCCGCGCGGGGGCCGACGGGAAGGAAGTTCGAACGGCGCCGGCGGGCCCAGGCGGCCATGGCGGAGGAGGCGGCCGAGGACGCTGCGGTGCGGACCCTGCCCAGCCTCAGGCGGCTCTCCCGGGCTCTGCCCTTCGGACGGACCCACAGCCGCCTCGGCACCAGCCCCAGCGGCCGCCTCATCGCGCCGGCGCTGTGCTCTCAG GAAAGCGTCGATGCGCAGAAAATAGCGTTCCTGCTGCGAAAAGCCTGGACGCTGTACAGCGTGACGCCCCTGTTCCGCTTCCATCGCGCCCGCCTCACGGAGTACGCGCGGCTCCTCAGCGCCTTCATCGCCGCCGAGAAGAGGAAGGGGCTGGCGGTGGAGGTGGGCGTCGAGCTGGACATCAAGGTGGCCCTGACCAGCCTTGCCGACCTCAGGGGCAGCGAGCTGGACCAGGCTGCCCTCCTGGTGCAG ctctcttCAAGGTCACAAACTTCCTCCAGGAACTCTGAAGACAAGCTGGTGTGGTCAGGCTGGTTCTGCTCCATGTTTGGAGATGACTTTTCCGAGAATGTGCTGGAGGACTTCACCTGCCTGCCCCTGTTCCTGAGCCACGGGGCCGAGAGCTACACAACCTTGGTTGGAAGCTGGTTCCAGAAGACTTTTGACTGCTGTTTCCGCCGCCTGGCCATCAGCCCCCTGAACCTCAGCTGGATGGTGGCCATGTGGGCTGGCTGCAAGCTGgacagagctgcctctgccgTGGAACTCGTCTTCTCCgtgccctgcctgtcccagcccctggaTATTTCATATGCCATCCACCCAGAGGATGCCAAAGCTCTGTGGGACACGGTGCAAAAAACACCAGGAGAGATCACCCAGGAGGAGGTGGATGTGTTCATGGACTGCCTTTATGCCCACTTCCACAGGCACTTCAAGATCCATTTGTCAGCTacaaagctggtgaaggttTCCACAGCAGTTGCCTCGGCACACTGTGATGGGATTGTAAAG ATTCTACACAGCCAATACCTGCCTGGAGTGCTGATGCTACTGACTGAACTCGCAATCTCTCAGATACAGTGA